A single window of Colletes latitarsis isolate SP2378_abdomen chromosome 11, iyColLati1, whole genome shotgun sequence DNA harbors:
- the LOC143347600 gene encoding uncharacterized protein LOC143347600 isoform X1, with protein sequence MAETSQPAPVHCYTNPSFCRQSEYIPDDRTGDLPPPPQFQTNDELPPPPPSPPPLQLQLQCNGGQSNLAFQGPIEGGVVENGEIRDRYCYLDENRGTAHRRYGSLPVDERAAIYNRSSRYEYIQDEQRNQIQRKGSSRYEFIPRQQVQQRSATAVNQDDGREPQMQTCRNNAGRYAVIPGDQDYHDEETAWNAVKHVSPVRRHINTPQGRYSRVPLQEEDPPDLPERNFHEFAISARNNLATQKLHEILTTPRKPRSRSEERTLSPKRQQSFNQTGTPQRNVLTPGGSPTGRAFSPKRTTPQGTPPSRAFSPTRPQTSTPNKESSARRCLPLLENSSRQQDVCPASNCGRLRYVGTAPVDLVSMGHGEPPPRYAYMENGPESLPMVSGSPRYQVIPAGQKRNGYQSVESAFIARTAVVPPLSPPHSDANTTLASGLEKNERRNAPLLLILVGILTCGLALYLSWTQGRRYYYDSATGCGACCTLAGACRTLRRTWTGLGLAGLSALSCAGLFLLAAKSPKAGTPLHDVTAGALCGVSLLGAVLALLALLAPRCNLGRHRRVHSWIPRLSP encoded by the exons ATGGCTGAGACGTCCCAGCCGGCGCCGGTGCACTGCTACACCAATCCCTCGTTCTGTCGACAATCGGAATACATTCCGGACGATCGAACCGGCGACCTGCCGCCGCCGCCGCAGTTTCAAACTAACGACGAAttacctccgcccccgccgtccCCGCCGCCGTTGCAATTGCAATTGCAGTGCAACGGGGGCCAAAGTAACCTCGCGTTTCAAGGTCCGATCGAGGGCGGCGTAGTCGAGAACGGCGAGATCCGAGACAGATATTGCTACCTGGACGAGAACAGAGGCACCGCGCATCGAAGGTATGGAAGCCTTCCGGTGGATGAACGCGCCGCGATCTACAATCGAAGTTCAAGGTACGAGTACATACAGGACGAGCAGAGGAACCAGATACAGAGGAAGGGCTCCTCGAGGTACGAGTTCATTCCGCGCCAGCAGGTGCAACAACGTTCCGCAACGGCGGTCAACCAAGACGACGGCCGGGAGCCGCAGATGCAAACATGCCGGAACAACGCTGGAAGATACGCCGTGATACCGGGTGATCAGGATTACCACGACGAGGAAACCGCTTGGAACGCCGTGAAACACGTCTCCCCGGTAAGGAGACACATCAACACGCCACAGG GTCGTTATAGCAGAGTGCCACTGCAAGAAGAGGACCCACCAGACCTTCCGGAACGAAACTTCCACGAGTTCGCGATTTCGGCGAGAAACAATTTGGCCACGCAGAAGCTGCACGAAATATTGACCACACCGAGGAAGCCGCGTTCCAGGTCTGAGGAGAGGACCCTGTCTCCAAAGAGACAGCAGTCCTTCAATCAAACCGGTACGCCACAAAGAAACGTACTCACGCCAGGTGGCTCTCCAACCG GTCGAGCGTTCAGTCCTAAACGCACCACGCCTCAAGGAACGCCGCCGAGTCGGGCGTTCTCTCCGACCAGGCCGCAAACCTCCACCCCCAACAAAGAATCGTCGGCCCGGAGGTGTTTACCGCTGCTGGAGAACTCATCCCGACAACAGGACGTCTGTCCAGCTAGCAACTGCGGGAGACTCCGTTACGTCGGCACAGCTCCGGTCGACCTTGTGTCAATGGGTCACGGCGAACCCCCACCTCGTTACGCATACATGGAAAACGGACCAGAATCTCTGCCGATGGTGTCCGGTTCACCGAGGTATCAAGTAATACCCGCGGGACAGAAAAGGAACGGCTACCAAAGCGTAGAAAGTGCGTTCATCGCTAGGACTGCAGTG GTTCCGCCGTTGTCGCCGCCGCACAGCGATGCAAACACGACGTTGGCCAGCGGTTTGGAGaagaatgaaaggagaaacgcgCCGCTTTTGCTGATCCTCGTTGGTATCCTGACCTGCGGCTTGGCATTATATTTGTCTTGGACCCAAGGAAGACG GTACTATTACGACAGCGCAACAGGTTGTGGAGCCTGTTGCACGTTGGCGGGAGCTTGCAGGACGTTGAGAAGAACGTGGACCGGACTTGGCCTCGCGGGACTCTCAGCATTGAGTTGTGCAGGACTTTTCTTACTGGCTGCCAAATCGCCTAAAGCCGGGACCCCGTTACACGACGTCACTGCTGGCGCTTTGTGCGGCGTTTCTCTGTTGGGTGCTGTCCTAGCGTTGTTGGCGCTTCTAGCACCGAGATGCAATTTGGGACGACACCGGAGGGTGCACTCTTGGATACCTCGTCTTTCGCCTTGA
- the LOC143347600 gene encoding uncharacterized protein LOC143347600 isoform X2 — translation MAETSQPAPVHCYTNPSFCRQSEYIPDDRTGDLPPPPQFQTNDELPPPPPSPPPLQLQLQCNGGQSNLAFQGPIEGGVVENGEIRDRYCYLDENRGTAHRRYGSLPVDERAAIYNRSSRYEYIQDEQRNQIQRKGSSRYEFIPRQQVQQRSATAVNQDDGREPQMQTCRNNAGRYAVIPGDQDYHDEETAWNAVKHVSPVRRHINTPQGRYSRVPLQEEDPPDLPERNFHEFAISARNNLATQKLHEILTTPRKPRSRSEERTLSPKRQQSFNQTGTPQRNVLTPGGSPTGRAFSPKRTTPQGTPPSRAFSPTRPQTSTPNKESSARRCLPLLENSSRQQDVCPASNCGRLRYVGTAPVDLVSMGHGEPPPRYAYMENGPESLPMVSGSPRYQVIPAGQKRNGYQSVESAFIARTAVVPPLSPPHSDANTTLASGLEKNERRNAPLLLILVGILTCGLALYLSWTQGRR, via the exons ATGGCTGAGACGTCCCAGCCGGCGCCGGTGCACTGCTACACCAATCCCTCGTTCTGTCGACAATCGGAATACATTCCGGACGATCGAACCGGCGACCTGCCGCCGCCGCCGCAGTTTCAAACTAACGACGAAttacctccgcccccgccgtccCCGCCGCCGTTGCAATTGCAATTGCAGTGCAACGGGGGCCAAAGTAACCTCGCGTTTCAAGGTCCGATCGAGGGCGGCGTAGTCGAGAACGGCGAGATCCGAGACAGATATTGCTACCTGGACGAGAACAGAGGCACCGCGCATCGAAGGTATGGAAGCCTTCCGGTGGATGAACGCGCCGCGATCTACAATCGAAGTTCAAGGTACGAGTACATACAGGACGAGCAGAGGAACCAGATACAGAGGAAGGGCTCCTCGAGGTACGAGTTCATTCCGCGCCAGCAGGTGCAACAACGTTCCGCAACGGCGGTCAACCAAGACGACGGCCGGGAGCCGCAGATGCAAACATGCCGGAACAACGCTGGAAGATACGCCGTGATACCGGGTGATCAGGATTACCACGACGAGGAAACCGCTTGGAACGCCGTGAAACACGTCTCCCCGGTAAGGAGACACATCAACACGCCACAGG GTCGTTATAGCAGAGTGCCACTGCAAGAAGAGGACCCACCAGACCTTCCGGAACGAAACTTCCACGAGTTCGCGATTTCGGCGAGAAACAATTTGGCCACGCAGAAGCTGCACGAAATATTGACCACACCGAGGAAGCCGCGTTCCAGGTCTGAGGAGAGGACCCTGTCTCCAAAGAGACAGCAGTCCTTCAATCAAACCGGTACGCCACAAAGAAACGTACTCACGCCAGGTGGCTCTCCAACCG GTCGAGCGTTCAGTCCTAAACGCACCACGCCTCAAGGAACGCCGCCGAGTCGGGCGTTCTCTCCGACCAGGCCGCAAACCTCCACCCCCAACAAAGAATCGTCGGCCCGGAGGTGTTTACCGCTGCTGGAGAACTCATCCCGACAACAGGACGTCTGTCCAGCTAGCAACTGCGGGAGACTCCGTTACGTCGGCACAGCTCCGGTCGACCTTGTGTCAATGGGTCACGGCGAACCCCCACCTCGTTACGCATACATGGAAAACGGACCAGAATCTCTGCCGATGGTGTCCGGTTCACCGAGGTATCAAGTAATACCCGCGGGACAGAAAAGGAACGGCTACCAAAGCGTAGAAAGTGCGTTCATCGCTAGGACTGCAGTG GTTCCGCCGTTGTCGCCGCCGCACAGCGATGCAAACACGACGTTGGCCAGCGGTTTGGAGaagaatgaaaggagaaacgcgCCGCTTTTGCTGATCCTCGTTGGTATCCTGACCTGCGGCTTGGCATTATATTTGTCTTGGACCCAAGGAAGACGGTAG
- the LOC143347683 gene encoding uncharacterized protein LOC143347683 codes for MMENVYVIKVKTKPALSSLYPSERRYSASTVGGLSFVHFGLGALSLLLGSLALSLQGPILSIACLVPFVTGLLAWRRWYIDRNIAIFFYGSLFSLVAAVLCFVATMFDIAAAADNAGGSLWSLEKILEQPRGPPHLDGQPDNDTATNETFDASKVHDLVPSMNINFNAPTPGIIIDNMSNISGYILRTSVGNYGEVDPENDNETLVNYDPGDDGSLRQQESNIVTEDTLETIKNRVMSFWQKNYHDASHAKILLTVNVLVASLLEAFWSALSARIALRGMMNRLPESGYANCATGNSNMEAAASGKRKPPAPRPDILDHDRRLSENLQNLNALHGHRISGPGLPLPESSREFRERVERFLANQAAHRIVEGSCS; via the coding sequence ATGATGGAGAACGTGTACGTGATAAAGGTGAAAACGAAGCCGGCTCTGTCTTCCCTGTACCCGTCGGAGCGTCGTTACTCGGCGTCCACCGTCGGTGGTTTGTCCTTTGTCCATTTTGGTTTGGGCGCGCTCTCCCTTCTCCTGGGAAGCCTCGCCCTGTCTCTTCAAGGCCCGATCTTGTCGATCGCGTGTTTGGTCCCGTTCGTGACGGGACTGCTCGCCTGGCGACGTTGGTACATCGATCGAAACATCGCGATTTTCTTCTACGGGAGCCTGTTCTCTCTGGTGGCGGCGGTCCTATGCTTCGTCGCCACGATGTTCGACATCGCGGCCGCGGCGGACAACGCGGGAGGATCCTTGTGGTCGCTGGAGAAGATACTCGAGCAGCCACGAGGCCCTCCACACCTGGACGGGCAACCGGACAACGACACCGCGACCAACGAGACCTTCGACGCGAGCAAGGTTCACGATCTCGTTCCCAGcatgaatattaatttcaacGCCCCTACGCCTGGAATTATAATCGACAATATGTCCAACATATCCGGATACATTTTAAGGACCTCGGTGGGAAACTACGGGGAGGTTGATCCTGAGAACGATAACGAGACGCTGGTCAATTACGATCCGGGAGACGACGGTTCCCTTCGACAACAGGAATCGAACATCGTTACGGAGGACACATTGGAGACGATCAAGAACAGAGTGATGTCGTTCTGGCAAAAGAATTACCACGACGCGTCTCACGCGAAAATTTTACTCACGGTTAACGTATTGGTGGCGTCGCTTTTGGAGGCGTTCTGGTCGGCCCTCAGCGCGAGGATTGCATTACGCGGGATGATGAATCGATTACCGGAATCGGGATACGCGAACTGCGCGACCGGAAACTCGAATATGGAGGCGGCAGCGTCGGGGAAAAGGAAGCCACCGGCACCGAGGCCGGACATATTGGATCACGATCGACGACTGTCGGAAAACTTGCAGAATTTAAACGCGTTGCACGGTCATAGGATCTCTGGACCGGGACTACCCTtgccagagtccagcagagagtTCAGGGAAAGAGTCGAGAGATTCTTGGCGAACCAAGCGGCGCACAGGATCGTCGAAGGATCCTGTTCCTGA